The following are encoded in a window of Candidatus Fluviicola riflensis genomic DNA:
- a CDS encoding 2-C-methyl-D-erythritol 2,4-cyclodiphosphate synthase gives MDIRIGFGVDVHRLEEGRQFVVGGVVLPSSFGAVGHSDADVLLHTICDGLLGALNLRDIGYHFSDTDPQYKGIDSTILLENVMKLVTEKGYQVSNIDCTVILEKPKVNPHIPEMQAIIARLLQVDDDRISIKATTHEKVDSFGEGKAVKAYAVCLLMKP, from the coding sequence TTGGACATTCGAATCGGATTCGGAGTTGACGTACACCGATTGGAAGAAGGTCGGCAGTTTGTAGTTGGTGGTGTTGTTTTGCCATCGTCTTTTGGTGCTGTCGGACATTCTGATGCAGATGTACTGCTCCACACAATTTGTGACGGTTTACTCGGAGCGCTTAATCTGCGCGATATCGGTTATCATTTTTCAGATACCGATCCGCAGTACAAAGGAATTGATTCTACAATTTTATTGGAAAATGTGATGAAATTGGTTACCGAAAAGGGGTACCAGGTTTCGAACATTGATTGTACCGTAATTTTGGAAAAACCAAAAGTAAATCCACACATTCCTGAAATGCAGGCTATTATTGCGCGATTGCTGCAAGTAGATGACGACCGCATTTCTATCAAAGCAACGACCCACGAAAAAGTAGATTCATTCGGTGAAGGCAAGGCAGTGAAAGCTTATGCTGTTTGTTTGCTGATGAAACCGTAA